From the genome of Aspergillus oryzae RIB40 DNA, chromosome 4:
GTCGGCTGTGTGCCCACCACCGCTAGCAGTGATGCAGCCGCAATGGGAGTGAACAGCATTGCCATGAAAAAGCTAAGTCAACCCCAGTAAGACTAAACGGACAAGGGGGCAGAGTGACGAAACGTTCGGAGGATAACAAGCATGAGGAGGCTGTAGGAGGTTTATACATGTGCAGCGCCCCTTTTTACACAACTCAAATGTGAGGTTACATCCACTATTCGGGCTTAATCGCCTGAAGAATTGGACGTCGAAGTGACCCACAAAACACGCCATAGCGCTGCAGGGGTCCCGGATATACATCGTAGGCGAGGCGGCCCGGCGTGACAAGCCAATCAAGTGATGTGATTGTATTGACACGCCGGCTTAGGCTGTTAGATTCACCAAGCGTCTCTCTGTCACGGTGGGGAAGGACAAGTTACCTAGGATCGGAGAGACGGGCTACTTGTAAGTGGAGCCCAGGTCGGCTGGAGATTGGTAGAGAATCTAAAGGTTTCCCCGCAATTATGTAACGATTTTAACACTATTTTCTGAAGATATAAGAAACATGTGACAGGTATTCGATTCCTGTGCTTCTACCCGGACGTTTATGTGCAATGTAACCTTGTCATCCAACATGCACCACGCCCTTTGCTAATTAATTCAGTCGCAAAGGTTACGAAAACAGGACGGCCTTGTAGAATTGGGCCGTTGTTCTTCGGCTAGGAAACCAATCCCATGGACGTCCATCGAAGATTGTATAGTAGTACTTGTGAGATCACTTAACAAGCCCAGGCAAAGCATAGCCACCATGGCCAATCTACCATCCCCGGATGAATCGAGGATATTTTACTCAAAATCTTCCCTAAATGCCCTTCCGCGTTCGAATGCTTTCTGGTCTTGTTCTGATATACATGGAGGATCAGGTTGCTTCGTAGTTACTCTTGTCTTGATAACAAAACAATAGGAAGGAGCAAATCCTGGGGGGCACTACCCTAGACTGCTGGCTTCATCTTCACATTAAAGCCCAGAGGCATGACAAACGAATGGTTGAGTGTCCTCCATCcctccttcccatccaccAATTCGAACTGAAAGCTCCGAACGAGGGCCGGCAGATATTTACTGATCTCTAATATGGAGCTATGGCTTCCAATGCATGTCGTCGAAGCCACACCGAACGGCACGAAGTAAGACCCCATCGCTGTTAGGTGCTCCTCAGACCTATCGAGCCAATGCTCCGGCCTGAACTTACCAGTGTCATGGCCAAAAAGTGCTTTACCTGGTCGGATAGTCCATGGTTATCCAGATTACCGAGATCGGCTACATCTGAAATGTCGTGATCAGGGCCCTTATCATGGTTATGTGCCTTGGGTTGAGGAGACCTTGACTTCGACACAACCTACTCAAGTGCAAATCGAATGGCTTGATTCTGTAATTTCAGCTCTATCACCTCGAGTAGTCACTAGCAGACAAGAATGGTTCCATAGTAAGAACGTCGGAGTGGATTTGTAATGCCCCAGATGAGTCAGCTGACTGCTGCTTCCGCGGAGCCTTTTCGCCTTTCACATAAGTGACCAATCCACCACTTGGAGTCTACCTCCATGGGGGGAGCACAACGATCGAATGGATTTAACCGCATACCGGAGCTACAATGGAATTGAGTAATCGACCGAGGAAGGTAGGAATGATAAGCGCGTCGGCGCATTGATCAAATGCGAATTGCTAAGTTATGATGGGAACAGGCATGCGATCTATGCTACACGCGCAGGATCAAGTGCGACGGACAGAAACCTCGCTGCTCGAACTGCATCAACTACGCTACAGATTGCACGCATACGGCGCTGAGCCGGAAGTCGAAGCCCAGAGCACAACGTAGGAGCGAGCTCAAGAAGGCGGACGAAGTCAAGAGCCTGCAAGCAGAAATACAGCGCTTAGAGACTCAACTTGTACGTATTCCCGGGCGTTGAAATAATGAGGATACTCAATTATAAAAGCTACAGGCCCAGAATCGAGACCATGATCAGGCGTCACATGCAACACAAGAGCCGGTGAGGACGACAATAGCAGCGCACGTCGCAGATCAACACATTGACGAGGACGGCGACCATACAATCAGCTCAATGAAACTACCTCCACTACAtcaagccatggccatggttgGAATATATCTTAATACTTACAACTCGGTCTTACCGCTCTTTCATGCTGACACGCTGTTGCGTCTAGTCGGTGAATGCTATGCCCGTCAACCCCGACAACGCGACCCAGTAGTATGGGCTGCCATCAACGTCGTTTTTGCCTTGGCTTGCCAACAGGTTCCAGAAAACCCCAGGAATGGCCGGTCGCAGCACCAGACCGATCAGACAACGGAGTATCTCAACAAGGTACAATCTATCATCTCGACTGTGATGCTTGGTGAGACCCATCTCCTTAACATACAGGTACTGGTGGGCATGGTGATGTTGCTCCAAACTGCACACGACCTGACCCCTTCTTTGCTCCTAATATCGGCAACCATGCGTCTGGCACATAAGTTAGGCCTGCACAGCCATGCAGCATCAACACATCTGGATCCTGTGGAAAGGAGACAGCGTGCCCGCGTCATTTGGATTGCATACATTCTCGACAAAGATCTAAGCCTCCGTACCCAACAACCTTCGGTTCAACTCGATGACGATATGGACGTGGAGTTACCATCTTCCTTGCCGACAACGAACGACGATAATGACAACACTGCTGGTATCGTCGTTACGGCGGACGGAAATGCCAGGATGAATTACTTTCTGGCTCGCGTCAAGCTGGCCAAGATTGAGGGTCGTGTATATGACTCTCTCTACTCCACACGAGCAGTCAACCGAAGCTTCGAAGAACGACGCAACGCAAGGGAGAGCGTTGTTAGCGCGCTCGACGAATGGCGAGCTTCCATACCACTCGAATTTAGCGCCAGTATTGTCACATCGAGCACTAGCAATAAACCCGCAAATGGTGGATTTTTCTGTGTGCTACACGCAACCAGTCTCCAATGCATGGCGCTTGTTAGCCGGGCTCACGCTTGGGATCGACAATGGGTGAGTGGTTTGCGCAACCATAGTAGAGGAATTCAAATGCTGCAGCTACCACCAGCTTGGGACACAATAGTACACCAGGCCCGAAATTACATGCTCTTGTTTCGAGAGGTTTGGTCGAGAGATGCCTGGTTTCGCTGGTTAGCAATCACATATCATAATGATGGTACCATTGTTGACAATAACAGGATGACCTCTTGTCCTTATACGACCGCTCTGGTGCTGTTGACGGCCAACACTCTGGGGAATCCGTCGCATAATAACACCCAGTTGGATGTCGAGCTGATAGACTCAGCCCTTCTTTGGCTCAATGAGGCCATGAGGGAAAGTCAATCGGACGAGGCCCGAGCGCTGCGGGAAACTTGTGTTGAGGCCGTCCGAACGGTAAAGCAGAAGCTTGCTGGAGACTTCACAACGCCCTTTGGAAATTATTGGTTGCTCAATCATCCAGACAGTTTAGAGCCATTCTAAGTATATGGCGGCACCGAAGGGATCAATATTCATTAGCTCCAAAACTATTGGGTAGTATTCAGAATGTGAACGTCATGGCTTCCCCCACTTGAAAATAGCCTACTCTGGCTATTCCAATCGTGAAGGAAGCCTGAGTCCAACGCTTACATATATCTTCCAGACGACAGGTGCTCACATAAACCACTGTAGCGGGGAGGACATCAATCaacagaggaagagaacTAATTCCAGACCATATTACCATGGCATAATCGACACTCAGGCCTTCCCTTCCATgacatcgaagacgacaTCGAAATTGCCCTCATATTCATTCTCAGCCACCAGATGTAACAACACACCCAATCGCTCCAGCAATCCTGAATGATTCAAATCATAACCTGCAAACTGTGGCTTGAATCCGGTGTCTTTGATAAGCTTTCGTACTGTGTCGATAGAAGATGGGTTTCCACCAATGAAGATTATAGGTGGTACACGACGAGGTGCCCACTTTTGGACTTCCAAGAGCGTTGCAGGCATGGAATTGAAGGCTTTGAAAACTATTGCCTCTGGAAAGGCTCGCTGAACGTCTTGCGTGACGGAGGTCCTTTCCATGTACTTGAGGTCATGGTAATGATTGAAGTTGGCATCCACATTTAGCGGGTTCATTGTATCGATCACCAGCTTACCCGAAAGCGTAATGCCGTCGTTCTGGAGCTCTTTGAGAATATGAGCCAAGCGTGGGAAGTATGCCGACAGAATGACAACGTCGCCGAATTTCGCAGCGTCCGTGATTGACCCGTATTGAAACCGGGCTATCTCGTCCTCCCCGATGCCCTTTTCCATAGCGAATTGTCGAACACGCTTTTGAAGCCGTTCCGGATGCGTGTCCTTGCTGAGCATGACATCATGGCCAAGGCGAATCCAGGCAAAGCCCAGACGCAATCCAATATTGCCTGCGTTCACGATGCCAACTTTCATCTTGGCTACACGTCTCTCGATTGATGtgaaaggagaatgcgatAACGAAGTGTACCACTGATTCTTGGCGCTGTAATTTGAGCATTTCGTGGGAGGCTGGCTGGAATTATATGCTGTAGCGAAACAGCTTGACCAGGCCAGACAGAAGATAGTTGGTTCCCCGGAAGGAATTCCGAATGCGACGCTTTATAATATGGAGCAGGATCTATCTCTAGTTTGACTCTTGACAGACTATAGCCAATGACTAATTAATATCACAGTAGCACTCCCAGATGGGAGAAGCCAGCTCCGCGGATGTCATTCTCCATGGAATGCTTCATAATCGAGAGGAGGATTTATAATGAGCAATTCCAACTTGTCTCTCAATACGTCATGGCGGACGGCTGATAAATATAAGTACTACTTCTTGCGCTTTCGTATAGATTAGGTTATCCAGCTCCGCGGAGGCAGACAACTCCTGATCCTGCGCGATGGAAATAGAATATAAGTCATTCCCTGATCCTGATGTAGAGGATTGGAAAGCAGTCACGAAAACTACCTTTCAATTCAGAGTCTTTCACATCGACAACCTTTTACTGCAAGTCACCACCAGTCAACTAAAATGGCatcaatcaaaaaagaacagtATGCTATTGCGCCTAGATCCCGCGTTCTAGTCACAGGTGCCAATGGCTTTATTGGTTCGCACGTTGTCCAGCAACTCTTATCCCTTGGATACGTTGTGCGAGGCACCGTGCGCTCCCAGAAGCCGTGGCTCGACGAACTTTTCAGATCCAAATACGGTCCCAACAGTTTCGAGTCGGTTGTTATTCCAGACTTGAGTGACTATGACACTTTGAGAAAGGCAATGAGGGATGTTAGCGGTGTCATTCATGTGGTATATACAAAACCTTTTCTACCTTGGCCCCCACAGCTCTGCCCAGCTATGAGAAATATGAGCAGCTCTAGATGATATGATGCTGAACAGATACCTCTAGGCATCGGACGTTTCCTTCAGCCCGAATGCTGACGAGGTTATTCCGAAAGTTGTTTCGGCCACCGAGACTGTTTTAGAAGCCGCCGCTAGGCAACCTGAAGGATCGATTAAAAGAGTCGTCCTTACTTCATCCGCTTCAGCAGCGGCATTACCACAACCGGGAGTCGAAGGGATCGTGATCACTGAAGGTAAGCATTCACTTTAAGGGTCTCCTATATCGAGGATATCAACCAAACATGGACCCAGAGAATGATACCTAATCATTCATACAAGCTTGATGCTGATGGTATGACTGTAGACACGTGGAATGAAGCGACGGTGAAGGCTGCTTTTGACGAAGGCACCCCAGCAGATGCCAAGCCGTTCACGGTCTACGTTGCTTCCAAGACAGAAGGCGAGCGAGCGGCGTGGAAGTGGGTTAAGGATAACAAGCCGCCTTTCGTGTTCAACGCCATCTTGCCCTACTACACGGTGAGTGAACGAATGGGGCAGGCTTTAATGTCGTCATACAATTCCTCCAGAGCATATCAATGGAGTCTAAACAAAATCTGAAAAGTTTCCATGCATGATCTTCGCTAATTCATAATCGCAATCCAGCTCGGACAAGTGCTTCACCCCGAAATAGCTGGCTCCACCATGAAGTGGGCGGCTAATTTGCTTGACGGTGACACCACGGCTTTCGGGTTTCCTGGACGTAAGTATCATATTGTCCCCTATTCCTATACGTTTCATGTCGATCCGTTTACCGATATGTGTTCGAAAATAGAATTCGTCGACGTTGCAGATCTTGCGCGCGTACATGTCgttggtcttcttcatcccgAAGTCAAGTCCGAACGTCTGTTTGCTTTCGCCTCGACTTTTACCTGGAAGGAATTCGTCGGTATTTTACGAAAGCTCCGTCCGGGTCATACAGGAATTCCAAGTCCTCCGGAGAATGAGCTCCGAGATTTGAGTGAGATCGTCCCTGCTCGGAGAGCGAAGAATTTACTCCAGGCACTTTTCGGAGGGTCTGGTTGGGTTGGATTGGAGGAGTCGATTCGAGCTGGAATTGCTAGTCTGGGGTACTAGAGATTATCGAGGGATCGAAAAACCCAGCAAATTTGGAATCCGTATGCGTCATTAGGTAGCAAGTCATTGTTCTGAATAGCTGTGAGGGCTTAGCATAGAACCTCGCAAATATATCTCAATTCGGCTAGCCTGCAGCCTGAGGGTATAATCTTATTTCTTAGTTAACTAGGGCTTCCAAAGTATAATCGGAGGAATTATCAGGCCGATCCCTCCGGCTATCCACTCTTAAAATGTACGGATCTATGGACAGTCTATTGATAAACAGTCTCTGGGGATACTTCCTCCCTGCATGTGAGTCAAAATCTGTGCTCAGCGCCCTTTTATATAGTCATGACCCTGACTGTCCAGACCTTGTCTGCCTTCTATGCTGGCAAAAGACTCAGAACGTAGACGGAGCACTTTAATCCATTCCACAATGACTTCCAGACGCCAATATGACTTGATTTTGCTAGGTGCCACCGGGTACACGGGTATGCTCACTACACAGTATATTTTCAAGTCGTTACCGTTGGACCTGAAGTGGGCCATCGCCGGAAGAAATAGGGGAAAGCTCGAACAGCTTGCTCAGTCGCTAATGCCAGAGAACAGTTCTAGGCAACCACCTGGTCTGTGAATACCAGATCACTATTCGTCCTTTCGATGGCTAATCATCAAGTAGATATTCTTGTCGTGAATCTGAAcgagaaggagctgaacgGCTTGGCGAAGAGGACACGACTAGTCATATCGACTGTGGGCCCATTTCTGCTCTATGGGTCGGAGACCTTCGCTGCCTGTGCTCGAAATGGCACGCATTACTTGGACTGGTCAGTTCTCGGTGGCTGAATCTGCATGGAACATGCTGACAATCGAGGTATAGCAATGGAGAAATACCCTGGCTGAAAAACATGATCCAACAGTACGATAGAACCGCAAAAGAAACCGGGAGCATTGTATGTATCCCACGGGCATCAAGACCACATTGAGGCATTGGTTCGTGGCTAATTAGAACCAGATGATTCCGTGTTGTGGCTTCGACTGTGTGCCATCCGACCTTTCCACTTGGCTTGCTGCCAGCTACATCCGCCGCCATTTCAATGCGCAGACAGGCCGTGTCGATGTTTGTATCCACGGTGTCCAAAGCGGTGTCAGTGGTGGAACGTTGGCATCGGTTCTGCAAGCATTTGAGCTCCATTCCCTTCGCCATCTCTACAAAGCTCATGCCCCGTATTCTCTATCCCCAAGGCAACCCTCGCCAACTGTGCCCACTAAACCAACTAGTATTTGGACCAAGCTCTTCGGACTACTCTGGATCAAAAGACTAGGTTGGATGGCATATCAACCGCAAGGACCAGTCGACCGAGCGATTGTTCATAGATCATGGGGCTTGCTAGAATCAACTACTGTTTCATATGGCCAGAACTTCGATTTTCACGCATGGTTTAAGATCTGGGGACCCGTGGCGGCGATATTGTGGCATTTTGGAGGACTCATGTTGGCGCCGCTGATCCTCCTACGCCCTATTCGAAAGTTGCTTCCGAAACTTTGGTATGAACCCGGTGGTGGTGCAGGTCAGAGTGATATTGAGAACAACTGGTTCGAGTATCGGTGTGTCGCCGAGGCAGACACCCCGACTAAGCCGAAGCAAAAGGCCTTGGTTCGTATGCGTTATGAGAGTGATCCCTACATATTTACAGCTGTCGCCTTGGGAGAAGCAGCTCggattcttctttggcaGAAGGATACATGGGCACACAAGTTTGGTGGCGGGGTGTTGACCTCTGCCACCCTGGGAGATCACTATGTATCTCGGTTGAGAGCTGCCGGGGTGACCATGGAAGTTCAAGCCGACGATCCGGTATATAAGGGGAAAGATCCGTTTACCAAGGTTTGAATTTGCCTTGAAGGAGGTTCGTGGGATACACCCACGCGTGAGACTTTTGTCAAGAATTTGATGCCTTCGTTATTTCCATTTTGTTCTTACAGTTAGACCTTCCTAGGTGTCTGCGGCCAAAACAAAACACTGATTATACTAATGCATTTGGATCACAATGGGTTTCTCATCTAAGCTCTCCCAGCTTTGTGTGCAGCATTGTTTGCTTCGGTAATGATCTTGCGAGTTTACCATATTATGTTATATTAGGGCAGTATTCGGCCCGAAGTACGTATGGTAGATCCCTGCTTATCTCTCACGTGTAGAGAAATGAATCCCACTGCCTCGGCTGCAGAATTGGATACATGCATCGTGTAGAATCGCCTTTCACTcctgtcttccttcttcataCTTGCTCGTGCCAAGGGTTTCGTACGGCTGCATCTACAGAGATCTTGTCTATTAACCACAAAGTGTTGAGATATGCAGCAAAATCAACCACAACGTTCGGCAACCTCGGCACAAACAATTGAGCCACTGAATGTCGAGTCCACCCCTCCAGATACAGAGCCAAATTACCCAACAGGCACCAAGTTTTGGTTCACCGTAATAGCGCTGTGTGTAATCCTGATTCTCGGGGGCCTGGACGCCAACATTGTCGCAACAGCTGTCCCGAGCATCACCAACCACTTCCATACTCTCGCCGATGTAGGATGGTACTCCTCTGCATTCCGACTCTGCACCTGTGCATTCCAGTTCGGGTTTGCAAAGCTGTATACACTCTTCTCTATTAAGATTGTCTTTATGACAAGCAATGTTATATTCCTTGTCGGCTCTGTACTCTGTGCCACAGCGGCTTCATCGACGATGTTTATTGTAGGGAGAGCAGTGACAAATCTAGGGTTTGCGGGTGAGCTTGCGGGCTGTTTTGCAGTCCTCGCCCATATTCTCCCGCTTAACAGACGTCCAGTATTTGCGGGGTTAATGGCGTGTGTAGAGTCGCTTGCCATCATTGCGGCGCCTATAGTGGGTGGTGCACTAACGCAATCTCTGGGGTGGCGATGGTGTTTCTGGTATTCTCTGCTCTTCCTAATCATGGCTAAACTGAAGCTagcttgatgttgatatctgAATAGGATCAACCTTCCTATTGGCACGGTATCGCTAGCGGTCatgttcttcctcttctcagACCCAAGAAGTCGCCAAGAGGACGACCTCACACTGACTCAGAAGATCAGAGAGCTCGACCTCGTTAGCAACTGCTTGTTCATTCCCTCCCTCACAGCGCTATTTATCGCACTCTCTTGGGCAGGAACCAAGTATCCCTGGTCCGATGGGAAGGTGATTGGACTATTCGCTGTATTTGCTGTGCTACTcactgtctttctcctcaatCAATACCGACGAGGAGACTCCGCAGCGCTCCCCTTCCGCATTATCAAAAGCCGAAACGTCATCGCAggtttcatcttcactacGTGCACAAATTCAATGACCAATGTCTTGGAGTGGTACTTACCAACATACTATCAAGTTGTTCGATCCCGGGTAAGCTTCCATCGACAGCTGGCGACGTACACTCACTGACAATGCTCTATGCTGCCAGAGTCCAAGCGAGAGCGGCTACCTGATGATTCCCATTCTTGCCGGAATGATGCTCGGGCTCTTGATACAGGGTATCGGTACTACAACCTTCGGTTACTATGCTCCTTTTATGATCTTTGGCTCCGTGTGCATGCCAATTGCCGCCGGCTTGATGACAACATACAATCCCCACACATCCCTTGCCCAGATTATCTTCTATTCGGGATTAGCCGGTTTCGGTGGGGGAATTGGCTTCCAAGGCCCCCAGGCAGCTATCCAAACAACGTTAAGTTCCGCAGATCTCAATCTTGGGATCGGGGTCATCCTGTTCGGGCAGAGCATGGGTCCGGCCGTGTTCATCGCTATTGCACAGGTTATATTCACGAATCAGTTGTCGTCCACGTTAGAAGATGTTGTACCCGGGCTGACACCTGCCTATATTGCCGAGCGCGGACTTGGcgatatcaagaacatgGTGCCTATGCCGCGGTGGGATGAGGTCTCGCGTAGTATCGATCGGAGTTTGACTCATACGTGGTACCTTTCTGTCGCGCTGGGTTGCACGACAATTGTGGGAAGTCTTTTGATTGAATGGCGTTCGGTTAAGCAGAAACAGTCGTGAACTTGGTAGTGCTCAGATATTATAGGTTATGAATAGCCTTTTCCAACCCACAGCGGTGGACAAGAAGATCGAATGACCAACCTACACTCCACTCCACAGCTACTCCTGTCAAAGCCGAGCATTCACGCTGACTGTCCCTAACACATCCGAATTCACAGAGACATTTGAGGTAACAGCTGGCATGTTGACCGAGGATCAGGGCTTCAATAAAGCTGCGAGTTCTACCAACAAGTAACAGGATGCTGGATTTCGGCATTTAAGATAGACAGCATAAAAGGATGAACGAGCTCGTGTGAGTAGTAAGATCTGAATAAAGAGATCATTAGAGTCGTTCCAAAAGCAAATGGCTTCGACCAGGtactctttccattcctctcGGGAGTACAGCATATGAAATACTTACAAGTAAAGCCAACACCACAAGTCTTGTATATAAAGTACATACCCGTCCTGATAGCATGCCTAAGGGAAAAGCATATCATACCATCGGCCACTTCAAATAGTCATTATTGCATCAACGAGCCCGTCTTAGAGAGTTGAAATATATTAATCTACATGCAAAAGCCGATCCAAGCAGCCCAGAGCCCTAGTAGAGTACCAGCCAACAAGATACCCGGCCTAGACTGACCTGCTGCGATTGACTCTCCACCACCCGTCGTCTGTCTCCCTTGACATGCCGTAGCCGTACATTCTCTCGTAGTAGAAGGAGTAGCCGTACTACTCACCACCGCAGTAATAGG
Proteins encoded in this window:
- a CDS encoding uncharacterized protein (predicted protein), with amino-acid sequence MELSNRPRKACDLCYTRRIKCDGQKPRCSNCINYATDCTHTALSRKSKPRAQRRSELKKADEVKSLQAEIQRLETQLAQNRDHDQASHATQEPVRTTIAAHVADQHIDEDGDHTISSMKLPPLHQAMAMVGIYLNTYNSVLPLFHADTLLRLVGECYARQPRQRDPVVWAAINVVFALACQQVPENPRNGRSQHQTDQTTEYLNKVQSIISTVMLGETHLLNIQVLVGMVMLLQTAHDLTPSLLLISATMRLAHKLGLHSHAASTHLDPVERRQRARVIWIAYILDKDLSLRTQQPSVQLDDDMDVELPSSLPTTNDDNDNTAGIVVTADGNARMNYFLARVKLAKIEGRVYDSLYSTRAVNRSFEERRNARESVVSALDEWRASIPLEFSASIVTSSTSNKPANAGLTLGIDNG
- a CDS encoding NADPH-dependent F420 reductase (predicted protein); its protein translation is MKVGIVNAGNIGLRLGFAWIRLGHDVMLSKDTHPERLQKRVRQFAMEKGIGEDEIARFQYGSITDAAKFGDVVILSAYFPRLAHILKELQNDGITLSGKLVIDTMNPLNVDANFNHYHDLKYMERTSVTQDVQRAFPEAIVFKAFNSMPATLLEVQKWAPRRVPPIIFIGGNPSSIDTVRKLIKDTGFKPQFAGYDLNHSGLLERLGVLLHLVAENEYEGNFDVVFDVMEGKA
- a CDS encoding uncharacterized protein (predicted protein), which produces MASIKKEQYAIAPRSRVLVTGANGFIGSHVVQQLLSLGYVVRGTVRSQKPWLDELFRSKYGPNSFESVVIPDLSDYDTLRKAMRDVSGVIHVLCPAMRNMSSSR
- a CDS encoding uncharacterized protein (predicted protein) — its product is MTVDTWNEATVKAAFDEGTPADAKPFTVYVASKTEGERAAWKWVKDNKPPFVFNAILPYYTLGQVLHPEIAGSTMKWAANLLDGDTTAFGFPGQFVDVADLARVHVVGLLHPEVKSERLFAFASTFTWKEFVGILRKLRPGHTGIPSPPENELRDLSEIVPARRAKNLLQALFGGSGWVGLEESIRAGIASLGY
- a CDS encoding uncharacterized protein (predicted protein); the encoded protein is MANHQVDILVVNLNEKELNGLAKRTRLVISTVGPFLLYGSETFAACARNGTHYLDCTIEPQKKPGAFYIRRHFNAQTGRVDVCIHGVQSGVSGGTLASVLQAFELHSLRHLYKAHAPYSLSPRQPSPTVPTKPTSIWTKLFGLLWIKRLGWMAYQPQGPVDRAIVHRSWGLLESTTVSYGQNFDFHAWFKIWGPVAAILWHFGGLMLAPLILLRPIRKLLPKLWYEPGGGAGQSDIENNWFEYRCVAEADTPTKPKQKALVRMRYESDPYIFTAVALGEAARILLWQKDTWAHKFGGGVLTSATLGDHYVSRLRAAGVTMEVQADDPVYKGKDPFTKV
- a CDS encoding MDR family MFS transporter (permeases of the major facilitator superfamily), with the translated sequence MQQNQPQRSATSAQTIEPLNVESTPPDTEPNYPTGTKFWFTVIALCVILILGGLDANIVATAVPSITNHFHTLADVGWYSSAFRLCTCAFQFGFAKLYTLFSIKIVFMTSNVIFLVGSVLCATAASSTMFIVGRAVTNLGFAGELAGCFAVLAHILPLNRRPVFAGLMACVESLAIIAAPIVGGALTQSLGWRWCFWINLPIGTVSLAVMFFLFSDPRSRQEDDLTLTQKIRELDLVSNCLFIPSLTALFIALSWAGTKYPWSDGKVIGLFAVFAVLLTVFLLNQYRRGDSAALPFRIIKSRNVIAGFIFTTCTNSMTNVLEWYLPTYYQVVRSRSPSESGYLMIPILAGMMLGLLIQGIGTTTFGYYAPFMIFGSVCMPIAAGLMTTYNPHTSLAQIIFYSGLAGFGGGIGFQGPQAAIQTTLSSADLNLGIGVILFGQSMGPAVFIAIAQVIFTNQLSSTLEDVVPGLTPAYIAERGLGDIKNMVPMPRWDEVSRSIDRSLTHTWYLSVALGCTTIVGSLLIEWRSVKQKQS